The segment CAACGTAGTCACCCTCCCTTAACTTCTTCACTGTAAATGATTCTGGTAGATCAGTTCCCTTGCTATCTTGGACATGTTCTAGAGCATCTTCAGGTCTATAGTTCTCTGATGTTGGGATCATATCTTCGTCATTCTCTCTCTGTttctttcctgaaaaagaacAGTTTGCACATGGAAAAAAAATAAGTAGTAAAATGTGCACATATTCAAGATAATGATGCCCATGTGTGAGAACAGGAGATATGTCAAACATCAAACAGTAAGAGGGGAAAGTGGAGAATAGGTAATAACTATCTTGACATACTTGATCAATATAGATAAACAATATCATTCCAGGATCAAATTTATGTCTACAAAGATTTCAGGTAGGTTTACCAGTTTTTGCTTCTTCACTTGTTGGGAGGGAAATAGGTCTTTTTCTCGAAGCTGAAACATGGTTTTGCCTTTGGTCACTTGGGCTCATTTCATTACCAGTATATAGATCTTCATTAGCAGTAATCCCGATGGAACCCTGCTCCTTGGTACAAGGCTTCAAAATATCTGAAGCAAGCAAATCTGCTAGCCTCTCAAAGCGAGCCTGAGACCTGCAGACCTCAAAATGGTGAACAACTATGTGGCAATCATGTAAGGACTAAAACTAGGAGTGCTATTATGTTTTATTTCAGACCATACACAAGTTCAGGTACATTTAATATATGGGGAAAAGAAACCTGCCTCTTTAAATCATCCTGTGCTTTTATATAACGCCCATGTGCTTTGATTAGCTTTTTGGTTTTGGAGGTCATCCTAAATTGAAAAGGAGGCATTAGGGGGGAAACAAATACTTGGTGATCTTCTCTTATGCTGAAGAACCCACCAACTGGTATGAAAATAAGTATTTTGTAGGAATATAGGACCTTTGGCAATCTTCTTTCTCTTTGTTCAATTGCAACTCAAGATCTTCTACTCTGCTACAAAGTTTGCGCTCTTCATCAGTCTTCTTCTCCAATATTGCCTGCGGTATAGTGAACCAGTGAAAAATAGTAATATCTATATATACACCCAAGGTTGATTATGCTAATTTGATGATCAGGACTGTTGCTTAGTCCTCATCCACAGAAGTTCTACTTGGTCCTAATGGATTAATTTAAATGTCTTGTAACATAGATGAGAAATTCCACAACAATAAAGTTTCATCACAATAATTACAGTTAAGGCAGAAAAATAACAAAAAAGAGGGAACAATTcgaatcatagagtaactaataAAATCACAACCGTGATCAACTGACAAATAAAATGAACTGATGGAATCCATGCTTCAATTCCTCCAGATATATTAACAACTCGAGGTGATAAGTAATCAATATGTAAGACATGTCCTGAAAAATCATAACTGACCTCCAGCTTTGATTTATCTTCACGCAATACTTCCATGTCCAGATGCATTTGTTTCAGCTGCAGGGCACATGTAAATATATAAAAAGGTCTAGGAATACGGCAATAGATTCACTTGTATGTTGTCATGGCAATTTGATGGATAGCATAGTTAAAACTTACTTGTTCTTCACGACCATTTTTCTCATCACTGCTTAAGTACCTTTCATCTTTTCCTCTGTCTTCGTTATCAGAACTTCTATAACTTATGGATGAATCGGTTTTTCCACCATCAGGACTTTTGCTATGTTTTCTCTCACTGAACAGTCCATAGAACATAAACATAAAGATAGGCAATTTCAGAAGCCATAAAAAGTTGCAAAAAATAGCATGTATACAGTTCACATGTCTAACATAAGATCAAAACTCTCTTTGATTAAACCAACCCTGAAGACCATACACCCCCATCCAAAGTTACAAATGGATAATAATTAGACTCCATGGTAGATTGTGGATTGAACAATAGAATAAAGGGTCTCATAAACCACAAACTTAACATTGCAGCTCGCACAGAGAAAAAAATTAAAGATAGGCAATTTCAGAAGCCATAAAAAGTTGCAAAAAATAGCATGTGTATAGTTCACATGTCTAACATAAGATCAAAACTCTCTTTGATTAAACCAACCCTGAAGACCCTACACCCCCATCCAAAGTTACAAATGGATAATAATTAGACTCCATGGTAGATTGTGGTTGAACAATAGAATAAAGGGTCTCATAAACCACAAACTTAACATTGCAGCTCGCacagagaaaaaaaattaaaggaAACCAATAAATTATCAGGGATTAAGTCATGATGTCACACGAAGATAGACTAGCCCGATGGAATAAACAAATTTAAGTATATACAGAGTTAACTGAACACACAACAAACTGAACAATGGCCACATTCTGAAATGAATCCCTAATAATCGTTCCTACATACCTCTTCCTAATAGGTGATCTTGAACGACTAGATCCTGCAAATGAAATTTCAGGGAGTAGTTAGAGGATAGAATGGACAATGGCCGATAGTTTTTATTGGCACAAGTGTGCACAGAAAATGATTACCCCTCTCTTCAGAACTTGGTCTCTTATCACGAAAGGAACGACGCCTGGCATCTCTTTCGGGGGAATACCTAGGTGAGTGTCTTCTCTCAGGCCTGAGTCTAAACTCATGATCTCTGTAGTCCCTTCTCCCTACAAACCAGGAAGGTGAAAGATTTACCCAAAAAACATTATGCCATCGAAGAACAAAAGTTAGATGGAACTGCAGTGATAAAAGGCAACACAGAAACCCATTAAGCTTACCAAAACCTTGAGCCATATGGTTATTCAATTAGCTACAAGAATTAGAGGGTCCACAATAACATCAATACACCATAGGCCATAAACACAGACGAGCCAATACAACTAATGAAAGAGTAGATGCCAATGCATGATTACACATCATGATTCACCACTTAGAATAGATCCAATACTTGTAATACCAATCCCCTGTAGTATA is part of the Sorghum bicolor cultivar BTx623 chromosome 10, Sorghum_bicolor_NCBIv3, whole genome shotgun sequence genome and harbors:
- the LOC8083300 gene encoding zinc finger CCCH domain-containing protein 13 isoform X1, whose translation is MREGMRERDRGGSPDASGPPPFRGPAYKTKLCALWRGRGGCPRPNCGFAHGEAELRRPPPRASFQPRPRPGRRDYRDHEFRLRPERRHSPRYSPERDARRRSFRDKRPSSEERGSSRSRSPIRKSERKHSKSPDGGKTDSSISYRSSDNEDRGKDERYLSSDEKNGREEQLKQMHLDMEVLREDKSKLEAILEKKTDEERKLCSRVEDLELQLNKEKEDCQRMTSKTKKLIKAHGRYIKAQDDLKRSQARFERLADLLASDILKPCTKEQGSIGITANEDLYTGNEMSPSDQRQNHVSASRKRPISLPTSEEAKTGKKQRENDEDMIPTSENYRPEDALEHVQDSKGTDLPESFTVKKLREGDYVDVGNIVSSSNIFADRYKGDDEEVDVD
- the LOC8083300 gene encoding zinc finger CCCH domain-containing protein 13 isoform X2; its protein translation is MAQGFGRRDYRDHEFRLRPERRHSPRYSPERDARRRSFRDKRPSSEERGSSRSRSPIRKSERKHSKSPDGGKTDSSISYRSSDNEDRGKDERYLSSDEKNGREEQLKQMHLDMEVLREDKSKLEAILEKKTDEERKLCSRVEDLELQLNKEKEDCQRMTSKTKKLIKAHGRYIKAQDDLKRSQARFERLADLLASDILKPCTKEQGSIGITANEDLYTGNEMSPSDQRQNHVSASRKRPISLPTSEEAKTGKKQRENDEDMIPTSENYRPEDALEHVQDSKGTDLPESFTVKKLREGDYVDVGNIVSSSNIFADRYKGDDEEVDVD